gcagcagtaatgaatcaTTGAGAAACGCTGCTGCTGCCAGTGGTGGTGAACGCCCCTCACTCTGTCACACACTGAGATGTTTGCTGGTTCCCCTCCAGAATACAACGCAGGTCATCTGGAGTGGTTAGGAGAATGTTAACAAACAGTAATGTCATTGCTTAGTTGAGATTGGTGAGTGTTGCTCGAGAgtgcagtatgtacagtatgtatactaTTTCTGCCCATGGCAAAGTATGGAGGAGACTTTGAGAGGAACCAGGTCAAAGGGGGAGAAAGGGTCCCTTGCTTACATTGTGCAGTGCACATCTATGTTGTTTAAGAAAAGTTGAGAAGCTGTAATCCACAGACAGTGCTTCAAAATGGCCATATGCATTCTTAAAGTTGAGCTCTAGTAAGCTCCTATTGCATTCTTAACATCTATTTAAGACATTTTAAGGGATTACCATATTGCCAGGAAATGTTGGGCAGGTGCTATTCGGGCCCATCTGTGCTTCTTGAAGTTAATTAGTACAATTATGTTAATTTAGAATTTACTCTGAGGTCATCTGTTATAAATATTAATCAAGGCTCAGCACTATTTTATTTCCAATTTATAATTCAGGGCACAAAGTCTGGCATTTGATTGTCTGACTGAGATTCATTATGAGAAGTGCCCCACCAAAATTACAATTCTGTCCATTTTCTGAACACGTCTTGTGCATAGCATTATTATACAGGCTCTTCATGTAGAATAGACCAGCCACTGAGATAAAGAGCAATTACCCACGTGAAAAAACGGgttaaatcaacgttgtttccacgtaatttcTACCAAAAAAATTATCTATGAAGACGTTGAATCAACGCGGAAAAggaattggatttgcaaaaagtcctcAACATGAGGGCATTTAATCTTTTTTTCATTTAACCTAAAttcaatgacatggtgaaatgttttgtttatttcacgtTTGACAACTAATTGAAAAATAAATTATAACTAGATGTTCAACTGTGTGTGCCTAGTGGGTATGGACAAACAATTATGTCCACATCCAAACCTGTCTGTgctgaaagcacacacacacacacacacacacaaacattatgACTCATCTCATTCAAACTATCCCAGACTTTCACAGATGCATTCCTTCAAGTTACACACATGCGCAGACGCAATCTCTGAGCTCAGAGCGTAACACTTGTCGCGGGTCTTGGCTATATAAATCCAAACTGCCGTCCTTTCTTTGAAGAACATCTTATACCAATTTCTTGAACAACACTACTGGAAGAGGAAGGCAGCTCTCGACAAATACCTTAAATCTTCCAGGACACACAACGGCTCAACTGAAGGTATGAGACCTTTTCTGTTGGCAACAAGTCCATTCATATATCATACTTAATTTTAAACTTTTATTTACATTTGTCTGTCGGCAGGTGACATTACATGTCCTTTTTTCCTCAACATGAAGAGCTGTTCATAGTTTTTCATATTAACTTGATGGATACTGAAAGATCATAAATcatatagtctctctctctgttagctctCCTTGTGATTTTGTGGACATTTCATCAACCCCTGGATTTATGGACCACTAAATGGATTACTTTGAATTTACATATTCTATTTTATTTATTACTAGCTGTAAATTCCTAGTCCGATAATGCTAGACGACCAGAGTTTAAAATTCTAGACAGTGTATTCTCATCACAATTGAAAACTTTTACATAAAAGTCATGCACATTTATTTGATATTATCCAGCAACTCGCCTCTCCATTTTACGCACAAATTACGCATCAACGTATTGTACAGAAATAATTATCATTGAGAAGAGACGTGAAGTTAATTGGCTCCTTTCTTTTTTAGATTCCTGTTGATCCCCTGACATGAAGCTCAATTTACTTGTCACCACCGTGGTTCTGCTGGTTGCCTTCTTACCGCGCTATGAATGTAGGGCTGTCGAGAGCCCTGACGATGTCCAGCGCTCCACCGCTCCACAGCTCGACGCGCAGCAACAGTCTCTTCCCCTCCTGACGCGACTCGGAGAGGAATACTACATCAGACTGGGCAACGGGAACCGCAACTCTGCCGCGTCCGCATCGAAAGTCATGCACCCGGAGGGCTCCCCAGCGGTCTACAACAGAGCCTTGCAGCTCCAGCTGACGCAGCGCCTTCTACAAGGCAAAGTTGGGGACATCAATAGGTTCATCAGCGGCTTCGCGAACCAGATCGACGACtcgatggagagggggaggaggtccGACGACCCGCCGATTTCTCTAGATCTCACGTTCCACATGCTTCGACAGATGATGGAGATGTCCAGAGCTGAACAGTTACAGCAACAAGCCCATAGCAACAGAAAAATGATGGAGATCTTCGGGAAATGAAAACTGCATCAATCCATCCGCCAAAGATTTGTTTTTCCGTTTAGCTCAAAACACAATTATCTATACCATAGTGCAGCTTTTCCTTCTTTGTTTATAATGATTTATTTTATAGCTTTAACTTCCAACGATGTAGACTAAATGGGCTTGTACATGACTTGTGTAATTATCAGATTGTAGCCTATATCATGCAAGATAAACTATGTTCTGTTAATTTATATTAGGCTACTGTTGTTAAAGTGCTCAATCCAAACTGTAGCATATACAATATTTTTTCTTTAAGATATGAACATATTTTTTGGTAGACCTTATAGGCTTCGGAAATGAAGTTTTATTGTATGTTATGTTATTTAAGTTTGTTAATAAACTTATGATCAACCAGTCAATTTTTGTTGTGCAAGAGAATgtcttatatttatatttttcaatAAAATCTGAAAAGTTAAGTTTgcactttcctgtggatattttaAAATTCAACAGTTTATTGCCCATAATAGTTATAGCCTTGAAAACATTTGAATCTAAATTTGGTTTTGTTTAAATACTGCACACAAACCTTTCACTGATCTGAAGTGTTCGGCAAAAAAACCTGAACAGGATTGTCTGTATAACCTATTGTCTGTATTCAATAAAAC
Above is a genomic segment from Salvelinus fontinalis isolate EN_2023a chromosome 25, ASM2944872v1, whole genome shotgun sequence containing:
- the LOC129823128 gene encoding corticoliberin-like; the protein is MKLNLLVTTVVLLVAFLPRYECRAVESPDDVQRSTAPQLDAQQQSLPLLTRLGEEYYIRLGNGNRNSAASASKVMHPEGSPAVYNRALQLQLTQRLLQGKVGDINRFISGFANQIDDSMERGRRSDDPPISLDLTFHMLRQMMEMSRAEQLQQQAHSNRKMMEIFGK